tgtgtgtgtgtgtgcgtaagtaAACCTTCATGTGTGCTGTCAGGTTGTCCTTGCGTGCGCACCGGAAGGGACAGAGCTGACACTGTTGGCTCTTTAACCCCGTGTGAACTGACATGTGTCTTCTCCAGTagctcttcctcttcatccgcaGACCGCACACTGAACACTGGAATACACCTGGGGGGGGGCACGTCATGTTtctatactgtatgtttacaCTGAACACTGGAatacacctgggggggggggggggggggggggcacgtcaTGTTtccatactgtatgtttacactGAACACTGGAatacacctggggggggggggggggggcacgtcatgtttctatactgtatgtttacaCTGAACACTGGAATAcacctggggaggggggggggggggcacgtcaTGCTtctatactgtatgtttacaCTGAACACTGGAATAcacctggggaggggggggggcacgtCATGTTtctatactgtatgtttacaCTGAACACTGGAATACacctgggagggggggggggggcacgtcatgtttctatactgtatgtttacaCTGAACACTGGAatacacctgggggggggggggggcacgtcatgtttctatactgtatgtttacaCTGAACACTGGAatacacctggggggggggggggggggggcacgtcatgtttctatactgtatgtttacaCTGAACACTGGAATACACCTGGGGAGGGGGGGGCACGTCATGTTTCAATACTGTATGTTTACACTGAACACTGGAatacacctgggggggggggggcacgtcatgtttctatactgtatgtttacaCTGAACACTGGAATAcacctggggagggggggggggggcacgtcaTGTTTCTATACTGTATGTTTGCACTGAACACTGGATTACACCTGGGGGGGGGCACGTCATGTTtctatactgtatgtttacaCTGAACACTGGAatacacctgggggggggggggggggcacgtcatgtttatatactgtatgtttacacTGAACACTGGAatacacctggggggggggggggggcacgtcaTGTTTCTTACTGTATGTTTACACTGAACACTGGAATAcacctggggagggggggggggcacgtcATGTTTCTATACTGTATGTTTGCACTGTAACACTTTCCAATGAAATCcctttacacacagacacacacagtctacCTGCTGGTCCTCCAGGGTTGATTTCTCCCAGGGGGTTGGTGAACAGTAATGGATCCAGACTGGGCATCTCCACCTGGGACTGAGGAGGGGCTGAGCCCTGGTTCTTACACGGTGAAGAGATCACGGCCTGGTTCTCTGCCCGGGTTTGGTTCTCCTCTCTGGGGCTAAGCTCTGGCAACAGCCCCCTCTGGTTCTCCACTACCCTGGAGGAGCTCTGGTCTGTGAGTTGAGACTGAGGAgcgggggagaggaaggagaggaaggagtaggGGGAGGTAGAGCGATGTTGGGCTGAGCCTGTCACCTCTGACCCGGTGACCTTCGAACCCTGACCTCGCAGGTTGACCTtctgggacagggcagtgagGGCGGAGCTGGCGGAGGAGGAGGGAGCGGAGAGGGGGCTGGGGGAGGAGTCCAGGGTCAGACACACGCCCTCCTGCAACCCTGCACCTGCCGCAgctatagaggaggagagagagggagacgaggaggggataaaggaggaagagagggaggggatgaaggaggaagagagggagggagaggaggaggggataaaggaggaagagagggagggagaggaggaggggataaaggaggaagagagggagggagaggaggaggggataaaggaggaagagagggagggagaggaggaggggataaaggaggaagagagggagggagaggaggaggggataaaggaggaagagagggcgggagaggaggaggggataaaggaggaagagagggagggagaggaggaggggataaaggaggaagagagggagggagaggaggaggggataaaggaggaagagagggagggagaggagggggggataaaggaggaagagagggagggagaggaggaggggataaaggaggaagagagggagggagaggaggaggggataaaggaggaagagagggagggagaggagggggggataaaagaggaagaaagggagggagaggaagaggggataaaggaggaagaggaggggataaaggaggaagagagagaggaagaggaggaggggataaaggaggaagaggaggggataaaggaggaagaggggataaaggaggaagaggaggagggtgcCGTGGTCCTGTTGTGTAGCACAGCATTGGCTGCTGCTGCCCTTAGCCTCTGGATGGCAGAGTCAGGGGATAGGCGGCCCTCTTTACCCGCCCAGGAGCACCCGAGGCTGGGCCACACATCCAGCCCTGCCGGCCTCCCCTGGAAGTCCCTGGAGGAACACCCAGACACCTGCTGATTAGAGGAGacagcagcaggagaggaggaggaggaggagagtgtgaaagaaaaggaggaggaggagttctTGGCTACTCTCTGGGCCAGGGCGCTGAGCTGCAGAGAAtgctgggagagaggagggacatcTGGGAGTAAACCCAGTGGAGGGGAAgagtctccctctcttcctcttcctcctcctcctcctcctccttctcctccttctctccttcctcccttcatCCTTCCCTCTCCGCCCAGGGTCGTAACCCCGGGCTCCAGGGCACAGGGTGGGCTGGAAGATAGCTCTCTACCCAGGCCTTGGAGAGGGTTCCCCCCACACAGCAGGgccaggatggaggagagggacaggtccTTTCCCAGAGGGTTATCCGTGGTGTCCTGGCCTAACCCCAGACCCAGGCCTCGATCCTGGACgaccatggaggaggaggtgggtgtTGTGGTAGCGTTGTGGTCCAGGGGGTTGGAGgtcagagggatggaggaggaggtgggtgttgctgtagtgttgtggtccagGGGGTTGGAGgtcagagggatggaggaggaggtgggggttGGGGTAGCGTTGTGGTCCAGGGGGTTGGAGgtcagagggatggaggaggaggtgggtctTGGGGTAGTGTTGTGGTCCAGGGGGTTGGAGgtcagagggatggaggaggaggtgggtgtTGGGGTAGCGTTGTGGTCCAGGGGGTTGGAGGTCAGAGGGATGAAGGAGGAGGTGGGTGTTGGGGTAGCGTTGTGGCCCAGGGGGTTGGAGgtcagagggatggaggaggaggtgggtgtTGGGGTAGTGTTGTGGTCCAGGGGGTTGGAGgtcagagggatggaggaggaggtgggggttGGGGTAGCGTTGTGGTCCAGGGGGTTGGAGgtcagagggatggaggaggaggtgggtctTGGGGTAGTGTTGTGGTCCAGGGGGTTGGAGgtcagagggatggaggaggaggtgggtgtTGGGGTAGCGTTGTGGTCCAGGGGGTTGGAGGTCAGAGGGATGAAGGAGGAGGtgggtgttgtggtagtgttgtggtccAGGGGGTTGGAGgtcagagggatggaggaggaggtgggtgtTGGGGTAGCGTTGTGGTCCAGGGGGTTGGAGgtcagagggatggaggaggaggtgggtgttgctgtagtgttgtggtccagGGGGTTGGAGgtcagagggatggaggaggaggtgggtgtTGGGGTAGTGTTGTGGTCCAGGGGGTTGGAGgtcagagggatggaggaggaggtgggtgtTGGGGTCAGAGATGGGGGAGGtttgggggaggaggggtgtgtaGAGGTCAGAGATGGGGGAGGtttgggggaggaggggtgtgtaGAGGTCAGAGATGGGGGAGGtttgggggaggaggggtgtgttCTTTCCTCTGTATCACTGACACAGCTCATCTCTTCTTCTACTGTGACTGTGTCTGCCGCCGGGGCCTTATCCCCAtctgatagagagagggggagagagggggagggaaagggagagagagggagagaaagggagagaaagagtgagagagagaaagtgaccaTGCTCCAGCAGCAGAGAGATTACACATGATCAAAGGTCATGAATATTCATGAGATCACACATTACATCTTTTGAAGCCTATACATCAGACGTTATGATTGGCTCGCTGGTGACACTACCCTATGCTACAGACGTTATGATTGGCTCGCTGGTGACACTACCCTATGTTACAGACGTTATGATTGGCTCGCTGGTGACACTACCCTATGTTACAGACGTTATGATTGGCTCGCTGGTGACACTACCCTATGTTACAGACGTTATGATTGGCTCGCTGGTGACACTACCCTATGTTACAGACGTTATGATTGGCTCGCTGGTGACACTACCCTATGTTACAGACGTTATGATTGGCTCGCTGGTGACACTACCCTATGTTACAGACGTTATGATTGACTCGCTGGTGACACTACCCTATGTTACAGACGTTATGATTGGCTCGCTGGTGACACTACCCTATGTTACAGACGTTATGATTGGCTCGCTGGTGACACTACCCTATGTTACAGACGTTATGATTGGCTCGCTGGTGACACTACCCTATGCTACAGACGTTATGATTGGCTCGCTGGTGACACTACCCTATGTTACAGACGTTATGATTGGCTCGCTGGTGACACTACCCTATGTTACAGACGTTATGATTGGCGGGGAAACAGAGTTGACCTCAGATCAGACAGTAGTCTACTGTACAGCTTTATGAAATGACCTCAGATCAGACAGTAGTCTACTGTACAGCTTTATGAAATGACCTCAGATCAGACAGTAGTCTACTGTACAGTGTTATGAAATGACCTCAGATCAGACAGTAGTCTACTGTACAGTGTTATGAAATGACCTCAGATCAGACAGTAGTCTACTGTACAGTGTTATGAAATGATCTCAGATCAGACAGTAGTCTACTGTACAGCTTTATGAAATGACCTCAGATCAGACAGTAGTCTACTGTACAGTGTTATGAAATGACCTCAGATCAGACAGTAGTCTACTGTACAGTGTTATGAAATGATCTCAGATCAGACAGTAGTCTACTGTACAGCTTTATGAAATGACCTCAGATCAGACAGTAGTCTACTGTACAGTGTTATGAAATGACCTCAGATCAGACAGTAGTCTACTGTACAGTGTTATGAAATGACCTCAGATCAGACAGTAGTCTACTGTACAGCTTTATGAAATGACCTCAGATCAGACAGTAGTCTACTGTACAGCTTTATGAAATGACCTCAGATCAGACAGTAGTCTACTGTACAGTGTTATGAAATGACCTCAGATCAGACAGTAGTCTACTGTACAGTGTTATGAAATGACCTCAGATCAGACAGTAGTCTACTGTACAGCTTTATGAAATGACCTCAGATCAGACAGTAGTCTACTGTACAGCTTTATGAAATGACCTCAGATCAGACAGTAGTCTACTGTACAGTGTTATGAAATGACCTCAGATCAGACAGTAGTCTACTGTACAGTGTTATGAAATGACCTCAGATCAGACAGTAGTCTACTGTACAGTGTTATGAAATGACCTCAGATCAGACAGTAGTCTACTGTACAGTGTTATAAAATGACCTCAGATCAGACAGTAGTCTACTGTACAGTGTTATGAAACATGGTTGGAGGGATTATGGATGGATCGAGGGAtggatggctggagggagggataggatgggtggctggatggctgactgactgactgactggctggctgcctggTCACATGCAGGCCAGGCCCGGCTCCAGGATGACATGCCTGAGGGGGGCATTTTAAAGTAACAAATAGTATTGCTTTAGAGCTTTAGAGCCCTAATAACACCATGTAGATTGGTACTGCTGCTGTTCCAATAGTCCGggcagccatttgattagctgttcaggagtcttatggcttgggggttagaagctgtttagaagcctcttgaaccgaagacttggcgctccggtaccgtttgccgtgcggtagcagagagaacagtctatgactagggtggctggagtctttgaccatttttagggccttcctctgacaccgcctggtatagtggtcctggatggcaggaagcttggccccggtgatgtactgggctgtactcactaccctcggcagtgccttgcggtcggagaccgagcagttgccgtaccaggatgATGCAACCTGGATGATGCaaagtgatgcaacctgtcagaatggtgctctcgatggtgctgctgtaaaaccttttgaggatctgaggacccatgccaaatcttctcagtctcctgagggagggggggggaataggtaatccttttcctgtagtccacaatcatctcttttgtcttgctcacattgagggagaggttgttgtcctggcaccacactgcaggtctctgacctcctccctttaggctgtctcatctttgtcaggtctctgatctcctccctataggctgtctcatcgttgtcaggtctctgacctcctccctataggccgtctcatcgttgtcaggtctctgacctcctccctataggccgtctcatcgttgtcaggtctctgacctcctccctataggctgtctcatcgttgtcaggtctctgacctcctccctataggctgtctcatcgttgtcaggtctctgatctcctccctataggctgtctcgtcgttgtgggtgatcagacctaccactgttgtgatggtgttggagtagtgcctggctgtgcagtcatgagtgaacagggagtacaggaggggactgagcacgcacccctgaggggcccccgtgttgaggatcagtgtggcggatgtgttgttacctacccttaccacttgggggcggcccgtcaggaagtccaggatctagttgcagagggaggtgtttagtcccaggatccttagcttagtgatgagctttgagggcactgtagtgttgaacgctgagctgtagtcaatgaacagcattttcacataggtgttccttttgtccaggtgagaaagggcagtgtggagtgcaatagagattgcatcatctgtggatctgttggggcggtgtgtgaattggagtgggtctagggtttcctggatgatggtgttgatgtgagccatgaccagcctttcaaagcacttcatggctactgacgtgagtgctacggggcggttatcatttaggcaggttaccttcgctttcttgggcacagggactatggtggtctgcttaaaacatgttggtatgacagactcggtcagggacatgttgaaaatgtagtgaagacacttgccagttggtcagcgcatgctcggagtacacgtcctggttatccgtctggccctgcgaccttgtgaatgttgacctgtttaaaggtcgtaCAGTTCAATAACAAGCAAATGTGTAACCCCTGTGCTTGTCATGCAGAATTCAACGCTGGGCTGTACAACATGCTAAAAAAGGTAGGGAGCTTGGGTCTTAGAAACGACTGGAGGGATTAAACTAGAAAAAGAGTGGGTGGAATGTACAGTAAATTAGCATATTTTATGAAAATATGCTAAAAACAACAACAGAGCACTCAGGAAAAAAAAGGGTTTTGAACATGAACCAATCCTTGTCAACGAGGCTAAAGAGGACACCCAGGTTAACACTCACCCAGGTTAACACTCACCCAGGTTAACGCTCACCCAGGTTAACACTCACCCAGGTTAACGCTCACCCAGGTTAACGCTCACCCAGGTTAACGCTCACCCAGGTTAACACTCACCCAGGTTAACACTCACCCAGGTTAACACTCACCCAGGTTAACACTCACCCAGGTTAACACTCACCCAGGTTAACACTCAAAatggaaaaaaaagaaaaagaaaataggCACTATAGAACAGAAGGAGGCTAAACATACATAAGACTCGTGGCTTTGAGCCAGAAGTTGACTCTCAGGAGTTAAATGGACATGGACAGAGGCATTGTGGGTAGGTTTTGAAAACTAAGGCaggacatccccccccccccccccccccacacttttTACCTTCACAGCACATAACAAGTTTGTAATCTGATTATGTGCTTCGTATACGTAGACACGATACATATATTATCATATGTGTTCTGCTGTAGCCTACAttgatttatttgatttgaaattatATTCAGATATTGTGATATTTGGTCTTGTAAGCCCCTGTGTGCATATTGGCTAGTGTTCTGCAGTGTCTAGAAAATGAGACTCTAAAGAAATGCAGACTACTGCAGCTACATTCAAGTATGTGGGCATACTGCAGTGACGTCTAAAATGCTGTCCATTTCatcaccatagatagtaggctactttaCTCTGCTGCTCTGCTACAttgtgtttgacacttttttttctctctatgTGTTCTGGTACCCCCCCACCCTGTGCTCACTATGTGTTCTGGTACCCCCCCACCCCATGCTCACTATGTGTTCTGGTACCCCCCCACCCCTGTGCTCACTATGTGTTCTGGTACCCCCCCACCCCGTGCTCACTATGTGTtctggtaccccccccccccaccccgtgCTCACTATGTGTTCTggtaccccccccacccccccaccccatgcTCACTATGTGTTCCgataccccccccacccccccaccccgtgCTCACTATGTGTtctggtacccccccccccaccccgtgCTCACTATGTGTtctggtacccccccccccccccaccccgtgCTCACTATGTGTTCtggtaccccccccccaccccgtgCTCACTATGTGTTCtggtaccccccccccaccccgtgCTCACTATGTGTtctggaacccccccccccccccccaccccgtgCTCACTATGTGTTCTGGTACCCCCCCACGCCCCCACCCCATGCTCACTATGTGTTCCGGTACCCCCCCCACCCCGTGCTCACTATGTGTTCtggtaccccccccccaccccgtgCTCACTATGTGTTCTggtacccccccccacccctgtgCTCACTATGTGTTCTGGTACCCCCCCCGTGCTCACTATGTGTTCTggtaccccccccaccccccaccccgtgCTCACTATGTGTtctggtaccccccccccccccaccccgtgCTCACTATGTGTtctggtacccccccccccccccaccccgtgCTCACTATGTGTTctggtaacccccccccccccccccaccccctgctCACTATGTGTtctggtacccccccccccccccccaccccgtgCTCACTATGTGTTCTGGTACCCCCCCCgtgcgattacagccttgagtcttgggtatgaagctacaagcttggaaaACCTGTTTtcggggagtttatcccattcttctctgcagatcctctcaagctctatcaggttggatggggagcgtcgctgcacagctattttcaagtctctctagagatgttcgatcaggatcatgtccgggctctggctgggccactcaaggacatttagacacttgtcccgaagttactcctgcattttcttggctgtgcacttagggtcgttgtctgcAGTCATAAGcacactggagcaggttttcatcaaggatctctctgtactttgctacattcatctttcccttgatcctgactagtctcccagtccctgccgctgaaaaacatccccacagcatgatgctgccaccaccatgcttcaccgtagggatggtgtctggtttactccagacgtgatgcttggccttcaggccaaagagttcaatcttggtttcatcagaccagagaatcttgtttctcatggtctgagagtctttaggtgccttttcctgaggagtggcttccgtcaaccactctaccataaaggcctgattggtggagttctacagagatggttgtccttctggaaggttctctcatctccacagaggaactctggagctttctcaaagtgaccatcgggttcttggtcacctccctgaccaaggcccttctcccctgattgctcagtttggcggggcggccagatctaggacgagtcttggtggttccaaacttcttccatgatcaatggaaacaggatgcacctgagctaaattgtgagtctcatagcaaaaagtctgaatacttatgtaaataaggtatttctgtttttttaatttgtaatacatttgcaaacatttctaaaaacctgtttcgctttgtcattatgggaaattgtgcgtagattgatgaggggaaaaaacgatttcatccattttagaataaggctgtaacgtaacaaaacgttgAAAAgggggaaagggtctgaatagtttccgaatgcacaaaatatttttaaaaaacagtAAATTTAATTTTTaactgcactgcccctttaataTTTCAGTCACCAGTGCCTTCTCTCCCCAAAGCGTTTCAAAATTCAGCATCGCAGTTTCTCAACGCACGCATAACATTCTGCGGGGCAAGTTAGACACCGGTGTGCAGATCAGTAGCTTCAAACTGCAGTGACTTGTTTTTGGAGGGTAAGGAGTCATGTTAGCAATATAAATGTAAAGCTCTTGGCACTGCTTTCAATAAGCCTGGGGCAGCACTTCCCTGATAGAtcacaatataaaaaaataattgtaaaaaaaacatatatatatatccacagcACACCACACCCACCCCAAAACATCTTCCCGCAGGCCATGCCTCAAGTCTCTGATATGCGCGAGTAGATTAGATTTCACCAATCATCTCTGTGATGTTGTCACTTGATTTCCGTGGCCACTTCCTCAGTGTACTGtgcaatctactatcccccaaggtagaaaagttgacctattttattggtcagcttgtggagaaagaaatagcctattccaaactgactctgggacagttgtgggacaccccccctcccctccacaacCAGGGCACACCAGGCGAACCAGGGCACCCACACTTAAGCACCTTTCCTCGGACACTAAAGACTATAGCCCCGCTGTTACGAACCGCGTGCACCTGGTGACCCAAAATGGCCTTCGTGCACCTGGTATCCCAAATTCATACTACCAGGAGGCATAGGCTTGCTCTACTCATCGACAAATTCAACTGGGGATCATCAGCAAGCATATATCTTGAACCAAATACAATACATTTAGTATTGTCCTCCAaatccaaatcccaccaacatcagccgggtcagagcgcaactggtccttgtttgggaacacacaccacGCAACAGGCTGGCCAATACAAGAGTTGAAAAATCGGTGTCCATCCGGGCAGATtttaggctttttgagcctgacaacgagccatcctcaacaaggttggaaagtgacagtgaagatgaggcctcagagtccgatgttcaagaggtggacattgaggaggttcaggaagaagacatggaagcctgagaggaagacaaccaaagctttagtttctagactaccATTTTacaaaacgtttttgggagatgtgaTGGATCATTATtgggggatcattcaatattccctttctctgtagttcagtgaaatcatcccatgtgaagagtcaactcatttaattaaagttcaattcgtaactaaatcgtTTTTaaaatttctattggaaggatttaataatttgtAATGATGTCTATTTATGATAaagtaaaaggtttatgtttctgtctccatatgatatggtaaatatatccaatgcaaaaaacatctacatttaaaaggtattaatattaatttgcatatattttcgttaattcccatatattcccgttaattcccatatattcccgttaattcccactgaaagtttccacctctgaatattccccagaATGTGCAAGCCTAGGTTTATGACATGGAGCCATCAGTTGGAATCATAGCATTCCTCAACTTGTCCACTTTGTTCGTAAAATATGAATTAAAGTAGTTTGCGATGCCGTGTGGttttgtaataaataaataaaataaataaataaataaaccctCTGATTCAACAAAAGAGGCCAGACATGTTCGAATTCCTACCCATAATAGCATTCAACGTTCTCCACAGTTTTTTCCCCCATTTACTGATAGAATCACTTCTTCTTTCATTGTTTAGCTTGGTCACAATATTTCTTAATTTACAATAACTTTGCTTATCAAACAGAGTGCCAGATTTATCTGCTACTGTTTGGGTCTTTTAACGTTGAATCATGACATTTCCCAGCTCATCATCAATCCACGGGGCACCGTTTGACCTCACAGTGCATTTTCTTAAAGGGGGCGTGCTTATCAGCTATACTCATAAATAATTTCATAAATGAATTTATTGACATTTCAGGATCATTCTTACTACACACTTCTAACCATTGCACATTCTTAATCTCATCCACAAATGAGTTctgattgaaccctctgtaggACCTGCAGTAGATTACCTTAGGGCCAGCCTTTGGTATTGTAGTTTTCCTAGTGAgtgagtcctgattgaaccctctgtaAGACCTGCGGTAGATTACCTTAGGGCCAGCCTTTGGTATTGTAGTTTTCCTAGTGAgtgagtcctgattgaaccctctgtaAGACCTGCGGTAGATTACCTTAGGGCCAGCCTTTGGTATTATAGTTTTCCTAGTGAgtgagtcctgattgaaccctctgtaAGACCTGCGGTAGATTACCTTAGGGCCAGCCTTTGGTATTATAGTTTTCCTAGTGAgtgagtcctgattgaaccctctgtaAGACCTGCGGTAGATTACCTTAGGGCCAGCCTTTGGTATTATAGTTTTCCTAGTGAgtgagtcctgattgaaccctctgtaggGACCTGCGGTAGATTACCTTAGGGGCAGCCTTGGTTATTGTAGTTAACCTAGTGAGTCCTGATTGAAGCCTCTGTAAGACCTGAGGTAGATTACATTAGCGCAAGCCTTTCGGGATTTTAGTTTTCCTAGTGAGTGcaacataacctaaaaggccgctcagcaaagcaGAAGCCACactccaaacccgccataaaaaagccagactacggtttgcaaatgcacatggggacaaatatcgtacttttggagaaatacc
Above is a genomic segment from Salvelinus fontinalis isolate EN_2023a chromosome 36, ASM2944872v1, whole genome shotgun sequence containing:
- the LOC129835564 gene encoding mucin-2-like isoform X6, encoding MPRKKQDQPQRLGLQSHGDKAPAADTVTVEEEMSCVSDTEERTHPSSPKPPPSLTSTHPSSPKPPPSLTSTHPSSPKPPPSLTPTPTSSSIPLTSNPLDHNTTPTPTSSSIPLTSNPLDHNTTATPTSSSIPLTSNPLDHNATPTPTSSSIPLTSNPLDHNTTTTPTSSFIPLTSNPLDHNATPTPTSSSIPLTSNPLDHNTTPRPTSSSIPLTSNPLDHNATPTPTSSSIPLTSNPLDHNTTPTPTSSSIPLTSNPLGHNATPTPTSSFIPLTSNPLDHNATPTPTSSSIPLTSNPLDHNTTPRPTSSSIPLTSNPLDHNATPTPTSSSIPLTSNPLDHNTTATPTSSSIPLTSNPLDHNATTTPTSSSMVVQDRGLGLGLGQDTTDNPLGKDLSLSSILALLCGGNPLQGLGRELSSSPPCALEPGVTTLGGEGRMKGGRREGGEGGGGGGGRGREGDSSPPLGLLPDVPPLSQHSLQLSALAQRVAKNSSSSFSFTLSSSSSSPAAVSSNQQVSGCSSRDFQGRPAGLDVWPSLGCSWAGKEGRLSPDSAIQRLRAAAANAVLHNRTTAPSSSSSFIPSSSFIPSSSSFIPSSSSSLSSSFIPSSSSFIPSSSPSLSSSFIPPSSPSLSSSFIPSSSPSLSSSFIPSSSPSLSSSFIPPSSPSLSSSFIPSSSPSLSSSFIPSSSPSLSSSFIPSSSPALSSSFIPSSSPSLSSSFIPSSSPSLSSSFIPSSSPSLSSSFIPSSSPSLSSSFIPSSSPSLSSSFIPSLSSSFIPSSSPSLSSSIAAAGAGLQEGVCLTLDSSPSPLSAPSSSASSALTALSQKVNLRGQGSKVTGSEVTGSAQHRSTSPYSFLSFLSPAPQSQLTDQSSSRVVENQRGLLPELSPREENQTRAENQAVISSPCKNQGSAPPQSQVEMPSLDPLLFTNPLGEINPGGPAGVFQCSVCGLRMKRKSYWRRHMSVHTGLKSQQCQLCPFRCARKDNLTAHMKVHRQQEKGEEFQCDLCPFTSLRLFSLKLHMRRHQRTNARDTTTPTQETHTERDREGQEERETDEEREKVGEMKNEEDREGKSHSPEQAVLKPGCRVQLSPRPLDIVLCYSSSQTPLYPATVKQEALEGEREGERQGEREGERQGERQGERQGERQGERQGEREGERQGEREAERQGEREGERDKEVCVKEEPQEREFSTPLLSHRLSPLPPSLTLKRNRRKANTPTDSPSPPQRRTHTPNTHTPSPLTHTPLTHIPIMIPMATSLFSPDINTKTASDLLIKLSAATQQAGVEPGYVVKQEPQEEGLSPGQQQQAGEPGLALSPDGPGASPEHPTSHLTRPEEERERCLLEQDISVTVASELLRRLSEKQEVVVQGLKVKEEEEPMEIDPLTPSVTPDHVLTPGERAAPGRGAPLLPKEEEDMFQRDLFSQDISVKMASALLYQLSEKVCKANELKGNGSLSSPVVEKPFTHTRPDQREPTQPSPDKPQHVVSRYRCPVCSHQAQCQRSLNHHLASHTAKTHTTCFNYYYRCHVCGFELEGRSLFLGHMTEHSEWERDAFTLRCSVCDHSTSEERVMRTHASCHTPGEAARQDYLQTHLLGGHTHKDLPDGRDIPQSGELRVYEGLWATVLMGGAI